The window AAACCCGCCAAAATTGGATGAAACTAACCGCTACTATATTAGAATCATCCCAACTGAATTCTAACTCCACAACAACCGTTCaccaatctctctctctctctgctgATACACTCAAAATTAACCACTGCATGCGCCTTTTTCTGTGCTGCTGTTTTCGCTCCCTTTTGGAGGAAATGCAAACCATCGCTGTGGAGGATTCTAGCATTCTTGCTATCGGAGGAGGAATGCTTGCCCATTTCTGAAAACTTTCATATCACTCTCACGGTAACTCCAACTTAGGATTTCCTTATTTTTCTGCTGAAACTTGGATTCTTGTCGATTAATATCCGTGTATTTCCTTCTTTTAGTGCGTTTCTTTTATAATTACTTTCTTGGTTTTGCCTATCGGTGAATGAGCGATTTTTCATTCTGAGTTGGGTGTTTTGTTTGTGACAGTTGGGATTTCAGCATAGTTTTCTTGAAGATTTTGATTGTGGGGAGATGGAATTAGATTTTCCTAAGACAAAAGCTGGTGAATTGAAAGAGAAGTCGTTAAGGACTACTCTCCAGTATGTTCAAGCACAGGGGCATCCATATGTCGAGATTAGGGAAGAGGGCAAGAAGAACCGCTTGatcttattttgtatgttGTGTCCTGCACCTTGCCATAGTGATTCTTGCTTGTTTGAACACTTGAAGGGCCGTAGGCACACTCAAAGACTAGCCACTGCGCAACTTACACTGCTCAAACCAAATCCATGGCCCTTCAATGATGGTATGATTTTCTTCCATGATCAGCAAACTAAAACTGTACCTGCTTCGGACCGTGGGAAAAACAAGTTGGTAGATGTACGTAGTAGTAATGTTGGACCGGTTGCTAGTGCACAGAGTTCCCTGAAGATTAAGGACAACACCAATCGTGATAAAAAATCCAGTAGTTCTACCTTGGGTGGTGATAAAACTGGTGGGATGCTAGTTATTCCCGACGTTATGCAAAAAGGCAAGGCTTCTGATTTGGTGGTGAGGCATATTGGAGTTGGAAGAATTGGTGCCAGGTTTGGGTATAGGCATGGAGGCTCCAGTCAAGTTTGTAGAGTATGGTGTGGATGGCTAGGGAATGTGGATTCCACCACTGAGGATGTTGCTAGGACTCCTAAGCATGAATTTTCTATTGTTACCTTTTCTTACGACTATAACTTGGGGCGGCAGGGGTTAGTTGATAGTGTCGATTATATGCTTTCATCAGTTCCTGGTATAGAACCTGAGAAAATTCGCCCTCGTAGAGGCAGGAAGAGGAAGTTAGTTTCTGATCCAAAGAATATAAGTAAGGCTTTAAGAATTCAAGATCACTCTTCTGGGAAAGAGTCTCAGTCTTCAAAAAGTTCAAAGTCAAACGTGCTGTTCAccagagatgaagatagattGGCTCGCATTATTGCGAGCAAGACTCTGAGGAAACGATTAAGAAAACGATACCGTTTTTATGCTAAGAGGGAATGTCGGATATGCAGAAAGAGGATGGTGCTGGACAAAGATGTTGCTGCTCTGTTAAATTGGAAGACTGGAATGCTTGTATGCAGTAGTAGAAATCCTCATGGGGTTGGACAACATCTCACCTTCtcttttttcactatttaGCTAGTATTTGATATTTCTCCAAATTAATACTCATTTATTTGGTATACAGCTATTCCATGTGTATCACATATCCTGTCTCATTCAATGGTTACTGCACTTTGAGGCTGAGTTTGCTTTTGATGATCAGAATGAAATCAAAATGGCTAAAGCCAAGAAAGATGGGGAGAAGGACCCAATTTGCTCGGCATTCTGTCCTGAATGCCAAGGCACTGGTATAATAGTGAAAGGGAATGAACGCGAGAACCTACATGCCTCTCTTAATCAGGTTCTTTATTTCCTACTACAACTTTGTTTCTGTATCTGAACCTTCACTATTTATATCACTTCTTCAAAttctttgcatttttttggcaaggtttttttctttactatTGCTAAATGTTTATTCTGTTTTCATTCTAGATCATGGAATATACGCACAAAATGTGTGAGGCTCGCAGTGCTTGGATAACAAGTCCAGAAATGTTGGATAACTGCTCAATTGGTTTTCATTTCCCTCAGGCATACTATGATCCAAGATATCAGGTGAAGGCTGTCTGATCTTTattatactacaatttatGCCAATTGCATGCCTATACTAGCTaggtaattttatttgtgCACACAACTATGGTGTGAAATATGGCATTGATGCtaacaaatataatttgattgtttatatTTCAGGAAGATGTACAACAACTGAAAATACTGCACTTCTATCGAGCAATTGAGTAGATGGGTTTGCGGCGATGACAGTTCGAACTGGATACAACTTAGGTTCTTACGTACATTGGATTTGCTTACATCTGTTTGTTGTAAATACATTGCAATCTTTTGTGAAGATTTACTATGAAGTTCTCCTCACATATTCAACTGTGAGGCTATCAGATGTCATCCAATATTGCCATTGATTCTATTTgcaatatattctttttttttggataggCTAatgaatattagtataaaGTCCGCATCACAGTGGGCTCGAACCCGAGGCCAAAGGACTCGAACCTGAGACCTTTGGCCTCAGGCATTACCAATTAGTTTAGAAGTCCTAATTGTTAAAAAGGATATGCAGTCTTTTGGATTAGCTACTGAAGAATAATTGTCTAGGTTATTATCTTGCCACAACTAAACTGAACTCAACATCTATACATAACATATTGTATTCCACTAATCAACCATATCAAACAACATACACAATCAGCTCTTCAATATCCATAAATATAGTTAAAGAAGGTAATAAGGTCACCTTCCTTGATCAACTGATGAAAATGTGACTTCATTAACAGAGCATTTACCTAAACTCTTGGAAGAGGACTCTGTGGACTGAGAGGTCTGCATACCAAGAAATGCTGGCTGCTTCGGGTGAGGAAGCTCCACGATCTCACAGCTAAGCATCGACAGCACTGTAGAAGTGTTAGGCCTATCTGCAGCCATTTCTTGCACACACAGTAGACCTACATTTGCATATCTCAAGATATCATCTTCCATTCCACTATCATATATGGCTGGATCCATCACATTCACAATCTTTCCTTGATTCCACAACTTCCAAGCCTGTTCTGATCCACAAGAgtacagaaagttagattaaaaatatgaaaatcttttaaaatatgCAGAAACAAAGAGCTTACATAAGCTGTAAGAAAGAGTTGTTGAACTTCATCATAAAAACTCGAGTTCTTCTTTCCACTCACAATCTCCAATAGTAGGATGCCAAAGCTATAGACATCAgatttttcagaaaatattCCACGTAGTGCGTATTCTGGGGACATATAGCCACTGCAACCATGAATCAAGATTAgcatggaaaaaataaattgtgctTGAATATGTTATTTTACATGAATGACAAGTGCTCACTATGTCCCAACAACCCTTGTTGTATTGGCCTGATCATCCTTACCACCAAAAATCCTTGCCATACCAAAGTCGGAGATTTTAGGGTTAAACACCTCATCCAACAAGATATTACTTGCCTTGAGATCTCTATGAATAATCTTTAACCTTGAATCACGATGTAGGTAAAGCAGGCCTCGACAAATCCcctcaataattaatttgcgTGTTTGCCAATTAAGAAAGTCATGCTTATGGGAACCTAAAAAAGGTAATTTGGAACCATCATATGAACAACTCCTAACACGGAATACCAATCAAGAGCATCACAGAAATACCAAAGACATAAGCATCCAAGCTTCCATTGGGCATGTATTCATAAACTAGCAGTTTTTCTTCCGACTCGACACAGCAACCAAGAAGTCTAACAAGATTGCGGTGCTGAAGCCTAGAAATCACCTCAACCTCATTCATGAACTCCTCCACCCCTTGGTTTGAGGATCTTGCTAGTCTTTTTACAGCAATTTCTACTCCATTTGGCAATTTCCCCTGAAAACCAGTTATGATATTACATTTCTTACGGCAGACTACAGAGTGAAGAGACGTCTTGAGAGAAGAAGAACTACTCTGTAAACAGAACCAAAGCCACCCTGTCCGAGCTTATTGGTGCGATCAAAATTTTCTGTTGCATTTGAGAGCACCATAAATGTAAATACGGGTAGCTCCTCAAGTTTAACTCCATGTTTATCATGTTTGAGAACCCTTTCTTCAGAGTATCCTGTATCACTATCAATTGGTTCTGAAGAACAGCACTTTAGCTATATGTTTTCCTGCTGCATAAAGTTAACATAAGACCAGATAATAAGTTGTGTGAGAGAGAATCAAGTTGAGAATAAACACATGTGTATGTTGAGAATCAATTTGCACGAACATATTACCTTTGTATTTCAACAAAAAGTATGCACACACAGCAACAAGTATAAATCCCAAAACTATTGCTATCGCAATAGTTGTTGTGTGGTCTTTCCTCTTATCTGCTGAAAATCAGAGGAAGCAAATTAATGAACTTAAACAACAAACATCATTATATCAGAAGTGTGCAGAATGGTAAATAAAGGGATGAAGTACCTAGTTCTGAATGTGCCAATCGAATGTACAAGTCATCACCACCATCAGTCAACTTTTGAGTATCAGTTAAGTTATTCGTCCAGTGCAGACATCCAATTCCAGGAGGAACTGCATAAGCTATACAAGAACAATTACTCAAGCACGCGTCCCTGCATTCTCTTTCAGAAAAGGGAAACCATATAAAATGATCCGGCAactttactccctccgtcttcaGAAACTCATCTTGTTTACCCACAGAATTGTTATGTTCACATTGGAGGCCAGTTATCCTTGTGCATCCACTAGTCCAGTTTCCTGCCTCCCA is drawn from Salvia hispanica cultivar TCC Black 2014 chromosome 6, UniMelb_Shisp_WGS_1.0, whole genome shotgun sequence and contains these coding sequences:
- the LOC125195203 gene encoding uncharacterized protein LOC125195203, whose translation is MGSFERQVKARAREIKGLFNKGFKFVKHSCKKGWHKLGFQHSFLEDFDCGEMELDFPKTKAGELKEKSLRTTLQYVQAQGHPYVEIREEGKKNRLILFCMLCPAPCHSDSCLFEHLKGRRHTQRLATAQLTLLKPNPWPFNDGMIFFHDQQTKTVPASDRGKNKLVDVRSSNVGPVASAQSSLKIKDNTNRDKKSSSSTLGGDKTGGMLVIPDVMQKGKASDLVVRHIGVGRIGARFGYRHGGSSQVCRVWCGWLGNVDSTTEDVARTPKHEFSIVTFSYDYNLGRQGLVDSVDYMLSSVPGIEPEKIRPRRGRKRKLVSDPKNISKALRIQDHSSGKESQSSKSSKSNVLFTRDEDRLARIIASKTLRKRLRKRYRFYAKRECRICRKRMVLDKDVAALLNWKTGMLLFHVYHISCLIQWLLHFEAEFAFDDQNEIKMAKAKKDGEKDPICSAFCPECQGTGIIVKGNERENLHASLNQIMEYTHKMCEARSAWITSPEMLDNCSIGFHFPQAYYDPRYQEDVQQLKILHFYRAIE
- the LOC125195204 gene encoding G-type lectin S-receptor-like serine/threonine-protein kinase At1g11330, which produces MLSCFCMFSAAIDTIRADEYLRDSEALISDGNRFKLSFFSPPNSNLRYLGIMYNLPVMTVVWVANRNKALNDSSGTFQISSDGNLVVLDGRKEIVWSTNLSPSVVNRSVVLLNTGNLVLQDDSNNSAYVWESFQHASDSWLEKMKILTDLSRNEKNILTSWKSPDDPAPGSFTVTIEPLDIPQSFIWKDDNPYYRSGPWNGQIYTGIPHMRSDYHYGTHVVTGLPGTAYEMFTLPNSSVIAYAILNSSGSLEEKVWSDEKKGWDVTWSTTDNECYMYGKCGPFGSCDAQNRPICSCFRGFMPRSKVEWEAGNWTSGCTRITGLQCEHNNSVGKQDEFLKTEGVKLPDHFIWFPFSERECRDACLSNCSCIAYAVPPGIGCLHWTNNLTDTQKLTDGGDDLYIRLAHSELADKRKDHTTTIAIAIVLGFILVAVCAYFLLKYKAGKHIAKVLFFRTNGKLPNGVEIAVKRLARSSNQGVEEFMNEVEVISRLQHRNLVRLLGCCVESEEKLLVYEYMPNGSLDAYVFGISVMLLIGSHKHDFLNWQTRKLIIEGICRGLLYLHRDSRLKIIHRDLKASNILLDEVFNPKISDFGMARIFGGKDDQANTTRVVGTYGYMSPEYALRGIFSEKSDVYSFGILLLEIVSGKKNSSFYDEVQQLFLTAYAWKLWNQGKIVNVMDPAIYDSGMEDDILRYANVGLLCVQEMAADRPNTSTVLSMLSCEIVELPHPKQPAFLGMQTSQSTESSSKSLGKCSVNEVTFSSVDQGR